GTCGGAGGCCGCCTATTACCTTTCCTGCAATCGCAACAAGCGCTCCATCACGGTCGACTACGCCAGCCCGGAAGGCGCCGATCTGATCCGCCGCATCGCCGCGAAGAGCGACATTCTCGTCGAGAATTTCAAGGTGGGCGGCCTGAAGAAGTACGGCCTGGATTACGACAGCCTGCGCGCCGTCAATCCGCGGCTCATCTACTGTTCGGTGACCGGGTTCGGACAGACGGGACCCTTTGCCCAACGCCCGGGATACGACTTCATGATCCAGGGCATGGGCGGACTGATGAGCATTACCGGCGAGCGCGACGACCTGCCCGGCGGCGGTCCGCAGAAAGCCGGCGTCGCCGTCACGGACATCATCACCGGGATGTACGCGACGGTGGCCGTGCTTGCGGCGCTGCAGGAACGGCATCGCAGCGGCCTGGGCCAGCATCTGGACATCGCCCTTTTCGACTGCCACGTCGCGATGCTGGCGAACCAGAACTCCAACTATTTCACGAGCGGCAAGGCGCCGCGCCGCGCGGGCAATGCGCACCAGAACGTCGTGCCCTATCAGGTCTTCGCCACCAGCGACGGCCACATGATCGTCGCCACCGGCAACGACGCGCAGTACCGCGCGTACTGCCAGGCGATCGGCGCGCCCGAACTCGCCCAGGATCCGCGTTTTCTCACCAACAGCCTGCGCGTCACGCATCGCGACGCGCTGATCCCGCTGCTCGCCGAGATCATGGCCACCGGCCGGCGCGACGACTGGATCGCCCGGCTGGAGGCGGTCGGCGTGCCTTGCGGCCCCATCAACGACATCGCGCAGGCATTTGCCCATCCGCAGGCCACCGCACGCGGTTTGCGGCAGGAGATCCCGCACCCGCTGGGCGGCACCGCCCCCGTCACGGCCAGCCCCTTGCGTTTTTCCGGGTCGCCGGTCCAGTACCGCCGTGCGCCGCCCCTGCTGGGCCAGCACACGGAAGAAGTGCTGGCGGAACTGCTGGGCACACCCCTGGACGCATCGCGGTAGCCGCCGCCGTGCCCGTGCCGGCCTTTCATCGAATCATTTTTGCGCTCACCCTCCCATGACCGACGCCTCCAACGACTTTCAAGACATCCGCGAAGCGGTGCGCGACCTCTGCGCGCAGTTTCCGGCCGAATACTTCCGCAAGATCGACGCGGAACAGGGCTATCCCGAGGCCTTCGTCGACGCGCTGACCAAGGCCGGCTGGCTGGCCGCGCTGATTCCGCAGGAATATGGCGGGTCGGGGCTAGGCCTGACCGAGGCCTCCGTGATCATGGAGGAAATCAATCGCGCCGGGGGCAATTCCGGCGCGTGCCACGGCCAGATGTACAACATGGGCACGCTGCTGCGCCATGGCTCGGCCGAACAGAAGCGCCAATACCTGCCCCACATCGCCAGCGGCGAACTGCGGCTGCAATCGATGGCGGTGACCGAACCGACCACCGGCACGGATACCACCAAACTCAAGACCACCGCGGTCCGAAAAGGAGACCGCTATGTCGTCAACGGCCAGAAGGTGTGGATCTCGCGCGTGCAGCATTCGGACCTGATGATCCTGCTGGCGCGCACCACGCCAATCGACCAGGTGCAGCGCAAATCCGAGGGCATGTCCATTTTCCTGGTGGATCTGCACCAGGCCATCGGCCACGGCATGGAGGTGCGCCCCATCGCCAATAT
The sequence above is a segment of the Bordetella genomosp. 9 genome. Coding sequences within it:
- a CDS encoding CaiB/BaiF CoA transferase family protein, encoding MSSNRPPPLDGIRVLDLSRILAGPWCTQNLADLGADVIKVERPGAGDDTRGWGPPYMKGPDGKDTSEAAYYLSCNRNKRSITVDYASPEGADLIRRIAAKSDILVENFKVGGLKKYGLDYDSLRAVNPRLIYCSVTGFGQTGPFAQRPGYDFMIQGMGGLMSITGERDDLPGGGPQKAGVAVTDIITGMYATVAVLAALQERHRSGLGQHLDIALFDCHVAMLANQNSNYFTSGKAPRRAGNAHQNVVPYQVFATSDGHMIVATGNDAQYRAYCQAIGAPELAQDPRFLTNSLRVTHRDALIPLLAEIMATGRRDDWIARLEAVGVPCGPINDIAQAFAHPQATARGLRQEIPHPLGGTAPVTASPLRFSGSPVQYRRAPPLLGQHTEEVLAELLGTPLDASR
- a CDS encoding acyl-CoA dehydrogenase family protein, with the translated sequence MTDASNDFQDIREAVRDLCAQFPAEYFRKIDAEQGYPEAFVDALTKAGWLAALIPQEYGGSGLGLTEASVIMEEINRAGGNSGACHGQMYNMGTLLRHGSAEQKRQYLPHIASGELRLQSMAVTEPTTGTDTTKLKTTAVRKGDRYVVNGQKVWISRVQHSDLMILLARTTPIDQVQRKSEGMSIFLVDLHQAIGHGMEVRPIANMVNHETNEIFFDNLEIPAENLIGEEGKGFKYILDGLNAERTLIAAECIGDGYWFVDKVSAYAKERVVFGRPIGQNQGVQFPIARAFINVEAASLMRYDAARRFDAGLPCGTQANMAKLLAADASWEAANACLQFHGGFGFAHEYDVERKFRETRLYQVAPISTNLILSYVAEHVLGLPRSF